A window of Christiangramia forsetii KT0803 contains these coding sequences:
- a CDS encoding endonuclease/exonuclease/phosphatase family protein has protein sequence MKLKPFLQGFGILAVVLTLIPLIAADFWWIRMFDYPHIELTLLTLTAIAVYFFRFEIRSWRDYTFMAVLVTCFIFQFYKIYPYTPFAPYDVGKPTANVNENSGFMLLTSNVLQKNKETALFIAEMKKLDPDIAVFTETDSNWELAIEEGIGSNYPYKKLAPLDNTYGMLLYSKLKLRNPQIKYLVDDSIPSIHSEIQLRSGEWIKLHAIHPTPPMPQHNPSSSDRDAEMMKIALEARDSDLPVMVIGDFNDVAWSSTTSLFQSVGELLDVRKGRSFYNTFDATSFIMKWSLDHIFVSEEFRASKIDVGSDIKSDHYPFYAQLYLQKELAKEQKPKLATQEQIKKAKEQIAEEERENSEKGPNGSSNQ, from the coding sequence ATGAAATTAAAACCATTTCTTCAGGGCTTCGGTATCCTTGCAGTTGTATTAACATTAATTCCTCTAATTGCAGCAGATTTTTGGTGGATCAGGATGTTTGATTATCCGCATATTGAATTAACACTATTAACCCTTACCGCCATAGCGGTTTATTTTTTCAGATTTGAGATTAGATCCTGGAGAGATTATACATTTATGGCAGTTCTGGTTACCTGTTTTATTTTTCAATTCTATAAAATATATCCATACACTCCCTTTGCACCCTATGACGTTGGAAAACCTACTGCTAATGTGAATGAAAATAGCGGTTTTATGTTATTAACTTCAAATGTGCTTCAGAAGAATAAAGAAACTGCGCTGTTTATCGCTGAAATGAAAAAATTAGATCCTGATATTGCTGTTTTTACCGAAACAGATAGTAATTGGGAATTAGCTATAGAAGAAGGTATAGGTTCTAATTATCCTTATAAGAAACTGGCCCCTTTGGATAATACTTACGGGATGTTGCTTTATTCAAAATTGAAATTAAGAAATCCACAGATAAAATATTTGGTAGATGATAGTATTCCCTCAATTCATTCAGAGATTCAGTTACGATCTGGAGAATGGATAAAACTTCATGCCATACACCCTACTCCACCTATGCCACAACATAATCCTTCATCTTCAGACCGAGATGCTGAAATGATGAAAATAGCTTTAGAAGCAAGAGACTCCGATCTCCCGGTGATGGTAATTGGTGATTTTAATGATGTTGCATGGTCAAGTACTACCAGCCTGTTCCAAAGTGTTGGGGAACTTTTAGATGTAAGAAAAGGAAGGAGCTTTTACAATACCTTTGATGCTACAAGTTTTATTATGAAATGGTCTCTTGATCATATTTTTGTTTCGGAGGAATTTAGAGCGAGTAAAATTGATGTAGGAAGTGATATAAAATCAGATCATTATCCTTTTTACGCGCAACTATATTTACAGAAAGAGTTGGCCAAAGAACAGAAACCAAAACTTGCAACTCAGGAACAGATAAAAAAAGCTAAAGAGCAAATCGCAGAAGAAGAACGTGAAAATTCTGAAAAGGGACCAAATGGATCAAGTAACCAATAA
- a CDS encoding NUDIX domain-containing protein: MAQKISVTVDSVVFCKANNQFKVLLIQRKNEPFKDEWALPGGFVNEGENLETAAKRELLEETGVEVKSMQQVQAFGEPGRDPRGHTISIAFLSRIFCEEHLKPSDDAKDAQWFAIEKLHSMKLAFDHDEIINVAQQFL; this comes from the coding sequence ATGGCACAAAAGATATCTGTAACCGTAGATAGTGTTGTTTTCTGTAAAGCGAACAACCAGTTTAAAGTATTATTAATCCAAAGAAAGAATGAACCTTTTAAAGACGAATGGGCCCTGCCAGGAGGATTTGTAAATGAAGGGGAAAACCTTGAGACAGCGGCCAAGAGAGAATTATTGGAAGAAACTGGGGTTGAAGTGAAATCTATGCAACAGGTTCAGGCGTTTGGTGAACCGGGGAGAGACCCTAGAGGCCATACAATTTCTATCGCTTTTTTGAGCCGGATATTCTGTGAAGAACATTTAAAACCTTCAGATGACGCTAAAGATGCTCAATGGTTCGCCATAGAAAAGCTTCACTCCATGAAGTTAGCATTTGATCATGACGAGATCATTAATGTCGCACAGCAGTTTCTATAA
- the galE gene encoding UDP-glucose 4-epimerase GalE, producing MKTKRILVTGGLGFIGSHTVVALQNEGYEVVIIDNLSNSSLDVLAGITQITGKTPEFENIDLREKAAVKSFFDQYTDIEDVIHFAASKAVGESVTNPLLYYENNISTLVYLLHELNKKEGARFIFSSSCTVYGQADELPITEDAPVKKAESPYGNTKQIGEEIIHDTCKTNVDFKAISLRYFNPIGAHPTAEIGELPIGTPQNLVPFITQTAIGKREELSVFGDDYPTNDGTAVRDYIHVMDLAEAHVHALQRLMHGKEKNNYEVFNLGTGKGNSVLEVINSFEKVSGEKLPHKIVGRREGDITAAYADTTKANNELNWKAERTLDDALKSAWKWQQVVKRKEEEEN from the coding sequence ATGAAAACTAAAAGGATATTAGTTACCGGCGGATTGGGATTTATAGGGTCTCACACAGTTGTAGCTTTGCAAAATGAAGGTTACGAGGTTGTAATCATTGATAATCTATCTAATTCATCTCTGGATGTTCTGGCTGGAATTACTCAGATTACAGGAAAAACTCCGGAATTTGAGAATATAGACCTAAGAGAAAAAGCAGCAGTAAAAAGCTTTTTTGATCAATATACAGATATCGAAGATGTAATTCACTTTGCTGCCTCCAAGGCTGTAGGTGAAAGTGTAACCAATCCACTATTATATTATGAAAATAATATTTCTACCCTGGTCTACTTATTACATGAATTGAATAAAAAGGAGGGTGCCAGATTTATCTTTAGTTCTTCCTGTACTGTTTACGGCCAGGCTGATGAACTTCCAATTACAGAAGACGCTCCGGTAAAAAAAGCGGAATCCCCTTATGGGAATACAAAACAAATAGGCGAAGAGATTATCCACGATACTTGTAAAACCAATGTAGATTTCAAGGCTATCTCATTACGATATTTTAATCCGATAGGAGCTCATCCAACTGCTGAAATTGGTGAATTGCCAATTGGAACTCCGCAAAATTTAGTTCCATTTATCACTCAAACAGCTATAGGAAAGAGAGAAGAATTATCTGTTTTCGGCGATGATTATCCTACTAATGACGGTACAGCTGTTAGAGACTATATTCATGTAATGGATCTAGCGGAAGCTCATGTTCATGCACTCCAAAGATTAATGCATGGAAAAGAGAAAAATAATTATGAGGTATTTAATTTAGGTACCGGTAAAGGAAATTCTGTGCTGGAAGTCATCAACTCTTTCGAAAAAGTTTCTGGAGAAAAATTACCTCATAAGATCGTAGGCCGTAGAGAAGGAGATATAACAGCAGCATATGCCGATACTACAAAGGCTAATAACGAACTTAACTGGAAAGCAGAACGAACTTTAGATGATGCGCTAAAAAGTGCCTGGAAATGGCAACAGGTAGTAAAACGAAAAGAAGAGGAAGAAAATTAA
- a CDS encoding mechanosensitive ion channel family protein: MNIEEGLIDIICFFEELFVDYGMNAVAAQYLNLLINLVVLTLIVLGINYLIKNFIIEGFKLFTNKTKTTLDDFLIKSNFPRYVGRFLPLFVVYKLFPLIFSEFPEVLEIFYKLVEIYVIILIVWICRSVLRSTRNYLKTREEFNDKPLESFSQIIMIFIWIIGLMFIFSTLFNRSVLGFAISLGAASAVILLIFKDTILGLVASIQVSVNDIVRIGDWITFEKFGADGTVTEINLATVRVQNWDNTFTTIPTYSLISDSFQNWRGMQESPGRRIKRSVYIKQNSVKFLTSEEIDRLKKIKLIAPYLENRQAEIDKYNESNGTDKSLLINGRNQTNLGIFRKYADSYLHEHSAVHKEMYIIVRHMAPTANGIPLEILCFSKDKRWENFEYISADIFDHLIAAIPYFDLKLFEAPSGDDIRSFLERKSEI; the protein is encoded by the coding sequence ATGAATATTGAAGAAGGCTTAATAGATATTATCTGCTTTTTTGAAGAGTTATTTGTAGACTACGGAATGAATGCCGTGGCTGCTCAGTATCTTAATCTTCTCATTAATCTTGTGGTTCTTACCCTGATTGTTCTGGGAATCAATTATCTCATCAAAAATTTTATAATAGAAGGGTTTAAGTTATTTACAAATAAGACAAAAACCACGCTCGATGACTTTCTTATAAAAAGTAACTTTCCAAGGTATGTTGGGCGATTTCTTCCATTGTTTGTGGTTTACAAGCTCTTCCCATTAATATTTTCTGAATTTCCGGAAGTCCTTGAGATTTTTTATAAGCTGGTAGAAATTTATGTCATCATACTTATTGTATGGATTTGTAGAAGTGTACTTAGGTCTACCAGGAATTATTTAAAAACGAGAGAAGAATTTAATGATAAACCATTAGAAAGTTTTAGCCAGATCATCATGATCTTTATCTGGATTATAGGCTTAATGTTTATCTTTTCAACTCTTTTTAATAGATCTGTATTAGGATTTGCTATTTCTTTAGGTGCGGCTTCCGCTGTAATTCTTTTAATATTCAAGGATACTATACTGGGATTAGTAGCTTCCATTCAGGTTTCTGTTAACGATATCGTTAGAATTGGAGACTGGATCACTTTTGAAAAATTCGGGGCAGATGGTACGGTAACCGAAATTAATCTTGCCACAGTTCGAGTACAAAACTGGGATAATACTTTTACCACGATCCCAACATACAGCCTAATTTCCGATTCATTCCAAAACTGGAGAGGAATGCAGGAATCTCCCGGAAGAAGAATAAAACGTTCGGTTTATATCAAACAAAATTCTGTAAAATTCCTTACTTCCGAAGAGATTGATAGATTAAAGAAAATTAAACTTATCGCGCCCTATTTGGAAAACAGACAGGCAGAAATCGATAAATACAATGAGTCTAACGGCACCGATAAAAGCTTACTCATCAATGGTCGCAACCAGACCAATCTTGGAATCTTTAGAAAATATGCCGACTCATACCTGCATGAGCATTCTGCCGTACATAAGGAAATGTATATCATCGTAAGACATATGGCTCCCACTGCCAATGGTATTCCTTTAGAAATACTTTGTTTTAGCAAGGATAAACGCTGGGAAAATTTTGAGTATATTTCGGCTGATATTTTTGACCATCTTATAGCGGCTATCCCCTATTTTGATCTTAAACTATTTGAAGCTCCTTCAGGAGATGATATTCGTAGTTTTCTGGAAAGAAAATCAGAAATTTAA
- a CDS encoding acyl-CoA thioesterase: MRFHTRKWIKPEDLNPNGTLFGGRLLEWIDEECALYSIVQLENPKTVTKYMSEIDFRSSAHQGDIIEIGIEVEKFGTASLTLKCEVRNKMTRESIIAVDKIVMVALDEEGKPKPHGKTEIEFVKDRLK, encoded by the coding sequence ATGAGATTTCACACGAGAAAATGGATCAAACCTGAAGACCTAAATCCAAACGGAACTTTGTTTGGAGGGCGACTACTTGAATGGATAGATGAAGAATGTGCTTTATATAGTATTGTTCAGCTAGAAAATCCAAAGACAGTTACAAAATACATGAGTGAGATAGATTTTAGAAGTTCTGCTCATCAAGGTGATATTATTGAAATTGGTATAGAGGTTGAAAAATTTGGAACGGCTTCGCTAACCTTAAAATGTGAGGTGCGTAACAAAATGACCAGAGAATCAATTATTGCTGTAGATAAGATTGTAATGGTTGCCCTGGACGAAGAAGGAAAACCTAAACCACACGGTAAAACCGAAATAGAATTTGTTAAAGATCGATTAAAATAA
- a CDS encoding DUF3817 domain-containing protein — protein sequence MSLQSQIKLFKWISILEGISFLLLLFIAMPLKYIFEMPEMVRQVGMAHGILFIAYVLGGILLIKPMKWSLKQIGIILGCSMLPFGPFYVEKKYL from the coding sequence ATGTCTTTACAAAGCCAAATCAAACTCTTTAAATGGATTAGCATACTTGAAGGAATCTCTTTCTTATTGCTTTTATTCATAGCTATGCCTCTAAAATATATATTTGAAATGCCTGAAATGGTTAGACAGGTTGGTATGGCTCACGGTATTCTTTTTATCGCTTATGTTTTAGGCGGAATCTTATTAATTAAACCCATGAAATGGAGCTTAAAACAGATAGGAATAATCCTTGGCTGCTCTATGCTTCCTTTTGGACCGTTTTATGTTGAAAAGAAATACTTATAG
- a CDS encoding YqaE/Pmp3 family membrane protein, which produces MSILTIVLNILLPPLAVFMKHGLGVTFLISLLLTALGWIPGVIHAFLVNGTR; this is translated from the coding sequence ATGTCAATTCTTACAATTGTATTGAATATCCTTTTACCGCCGCTGGCTGTATTTATGAAGCACGGGTTAGGAGTTACTTTTTTAATAAGTTTACTATTAACCGCCTTAGGTTGGATTCCTGGAGTGATACATGCATTCCTGGTAAATGGAACTCGATAA
- a CDS encoding DUF72 domain-containing protein — protein MKFGKVDDPGSIDFSLPPTHKQTREVLNSFKSSQFEDVRIGCAKWNRADLKNFYPRGTKDELEFYSTQFNSIELNASFYRMFPEEQFAKWETKASEDFKFFPKVPRIISHIKRLNETEVITDDFVKNILPLKEKLGMVFLQLREDFGPKNMDRVEKFFKHWPKEVPLSAEFRHADWYKDEKIADELNELMMQHKITHIITDSAGRRDLLHMRLTSESAFIRYNGANHKSDYTRLDDWLERIGEWHEMGLKNLYFFVHQNVEEASPLLSAYFIEKFNKKFNTEIKIPETLK, from the coding sequence ATGAAATTTGGAAAAGTAGATGATCCGGGAAGCATTGATTTTTCACTTCCACCAACCCACAAACAAACAAGGGAGGTTCTTAATTCCTTTAAATCTTCTCAATTTGAAGATGTAAGAATTGGTTGCGCAAAATGGAACAGGGCAGACCTTAAGAACTTCTATCCAAGAGGTACAAAAGATGAGTTAGAATTTTATTCAACTCAGTTTAATTCTATCGAGTTAAATGCGTCTTTTTATCGTATGTTTCCTGAAGAGCAATTCGCAAAATGGGAAACTAAGGCTTCGGAAGATTTTAAATTTTTCCCGAAAGTACCACGAATAATCAGTCATATTAAAAGACTCAATGAAACTGAGGTAATTACTGATGATTTTGTGAAAAATATTCTACCCTTAAAAGAAAAACTGGGGATGGTATTTCTTCAGCTTCGAGAAGATTTTGGGCCAAAAAATATGGATCGGGTTGAAAAATTCTTTAAGCATTGGCCCAAAGAAGTTCCTTTATCTGCTGAATTTCGTCATGCCGACTGGTATAAAGATGAAAAGATTGCCGATGAATTGAATGAATTAATGATGCAACATAAAATAACTCATATTATTACAGACTCTGCCGGCAGGAGAGATTTGCTTCATATGAGATTAACTTCAGAATCAGCTTTTATTCGGTACAATGGGGCAAATCATAAAAGTGATTATACAAGGTTAGATGATTGGCTGGAACGAATTGGAGAATGGCACGAAATGGGCTTAAAAAATCTATATTTTTTTGTTCATCAAAACGTGGAGGAAGCTTCGCCATTATTGTCGGCATACTTTATTGAAAAGTTCAATAAAAAGTTTAATACGGAAATAAAAATTCCTGAAACATTAAAATAA
- a CDS encoding NAD-dependent succinate-semialdehyde dehydrogenase: MIESKNPYTGEVLEKFKELTKPEIDDALQSANSRFEKWRKTTFKERADLMMKAAAELRNNKQEYAKDMSLEMGKPITQAIAEIEKCAWVCEYYAENAEKHLSPKKIKTDASKSYVNYEPIGVVLAVMPWNYPFWQVFRFAAPALMAGNIGVLKHASNVMRSANNIQKVFERAGFPKSCFQNLVLGSSKIEDIIRDPRIKAVTLTGSKPAGAAVASTASEEIKKSVLELGGSNALVIFKDANISESVKTCVQARFQNTGQSCIAGKRLIIHESIADEFTEEFVKQVRELKSGDPLDEDTFIGTMAREDLAEDLEKQIQDSVKAGAKIILGGKRDKAYMEPTILTGVTSDMSMFKEETFGPAIGVTTFKKEQEAIDLVNLSEFGLGVSIFTEDMDFAEKIVPEFEDGAVFVNELVKSDPRLPFGGTKTSGYGRELSEDGIREFVNRKTVYFK, from the coding sequence ATGATTGAATCAAAAAATCCATATACGGGAGAAGTTCTGGAAAAGTTTAAGGAATTAACTAAGCCTGAAATAGACGATGCTCTTCAGAGCGCCAATTCCAGATTTGAAAAGTGGAGAAAGACAACTTTTAAGGAAAGGGCAGATTTAATGATGAAAGCCGCTGCCGAATTGCGTAATAACAAACAGGAGTACGCTAAAGATATGAGCCTTGAGATGGGAAAACCTATTACTCAGGCGATCGCAGAAATTGAAAAGTGTGCCTGGGTATGCGAGTATTATGCTGAAAATGCCGAAAAACACTTATCTCCTAAAAAAATTAAGACCGATGCATCCAAAAGTTATGTAAACTATGAACCCATAGGGGTGGTCCTGGCTGTAATGCCCTGGAATTATCCATTCTGGCAGGTCTTTAGGTTTGCTGCTCCAGCGTTAATGGCCGGAAATATTGGAGTTTTAAAGCATGCCAGTAATGTGATGCGCTCAGCAAATAATATTCAAAAAGTTTTTGAAAGAGCCGGTTTTCCAAAATCTTGTTTTCAAAATCTTGTTTTAGGTAGTAGTAAGATTGAAGATATTATTCGAGATCCCAGAATAAAGGCGGTAACCTTAACCGGTAGTAAACCTGCAGGAGCGGCTGTCGCTTCTACGGCAAGTGAAGAAATTAAAAAGTCTGTTTTAGAATTAGGTGGTAGTAATGCTTTAGTTATTTTTAAAGATGCTAATATTTCTGAAAGCGTAAAAACCTGTGTACAGGCGAGGTTTCAAAATACCGGACAGAGTTGTATCGCTGGAAAGCGGCTTATAATTCATGAAAGTATCGCAGATGAGTTTACTGAAGAATTTGTAAAACAGGTTAGAGAACTAAAAAGTGGAGATCCTTTAGATGAGGATACTTTTATAGGAACCATGGCCAGGGAAGATCTTGCTGAAGATTTAGAAAAACAAATTCAGGATTCAGTGAAAGCTGGAGCAAAAATTATTCTGGGAGGTAAACGTGACAAGGCATATATGGAACCCACTATACTAACGGGGGTAACTTCTGATATGAGCATGTTCAAAGAAGAGACCTTTGGACCTGCGATTGGAGTTACTACCTTCAAAAAAGAACAGGAAGCAATAGACCTGGTAAATTTATCAGAATTTGGATTGGGCGTGTCCATTTTTACAGAAGATATGGACTTTGCCGAGAAAATAGTCCCGGAATTCGAAGATGGTGCTGTATTCGTGAACGAACTTGTAAAGAGTGATCCCAGACTTCCATTTGGAGGAACCAAAACATCAGGTTATGGCAGAGAACTTTCCGAAGATGGTATTCGTGAATTTGTAAATAGAAAGACGGTTTATTTTAAATAA
- a CDS encoding terminase gpP N-terminus-related DNA-binding protein, translated as MVAVISADLLSSSSYSEKLLEKVISDLNREFDSLEKLSEKDSGFKIFRGDSFQGIVYNPSKALRVALQLKTAINRIHLHENDTNRAFKIEADIRIAIGIGSYDFKRDSIMESNGQAFQFSGRTLDDMKKENRKLQLKTPVENINNEFNSSLFLLDTLSDKWSTASAEVIYYLLNGFKETDIASELGISQSAVNQRKKAAGWDAIDSLLHRYESLINEQFSNGK; from the coding sequence ATGGTAGCAGTAATTTCAGCAGATCTTTTATCTTCCTCGAGTTATTCTGAAAAACTCCTGGAGAAAGTCATTTCTGACTTGAACAGGGAGTTTGATTCCTTAGAGAAGCTTTCAGAGAAGGATTCAGGATTTAAGATTTTCAGAGGAGATAGTTTTCAAGGGATAGTGTATAATCCTTCAAAAGCATTACGTGTTGCATTGCAATTAAAAACTGCGATAAACAGAATTCATCTACATGAAAACGATACTAATAGAGCTTTTAAAATAGAAGCAGATATTAGGATCGCTATTGGGATAGGGTCTTATGATTTTAAAAGAGATTCTATTATGGAATCTAATGGCCAGGCGTTTCAGTTTTCAGGGAGAACATTGGATGATATGAAAAAGGAGAATCGAAAACTTCAGCTAAAAACACCAGTAGAAAACATAAATAATGAGTTTAATTCGTCTCTGTTTTTGTTGGATACCCTATCAGATAAATGGAGCACAGCTTCCGCAGAAGTAATATATTATCTTTTAAATGGTTTTAAAGAAACAGATATAGCTTCAGAGCTTGGCATTAGTCAGTCGGCAGTAAATCAACGAAAAAAAGCGGCGGGGTGGGATGCAATTGATAGCCTGCTTCATCGTTATGAATCTTTAATAAACGAACAATTTTCTAATGGAAAATAG
- a CDS encoding mechanosensitive ion channel family protein yields MQNSSPAEAENVTESFNQFYNNFIDQLPGIGLGLLIIILGVLIGIWLGRFFQRRISARTSDPLMSRFLGKAIRFVIIIIAIMLALKAAGLGGVATGILTAAGASAVVLGFAFKDIGENFIAGIILAFNRPFDVNDTVEIGDNFGKVKTLEFRYTKLKTFDGKDVYIPNSDVLTEPVTNFTEDGFFRWSFIIGIAYEDNIDGAKKTVMEALRKDPLVIEDEDHENFVIEDELATSTVNLKVFFWVDTKDFRMQALITKGNVVRAVKEALEDNGYYMPADIQEIKLYGGEKEFPVRLAPNPEAPSKTS; encoded by the coding sequence ATGCAAAATTCCAGCCCTGCTGAAGCGGAGAACGTTACAGAGTCCTTTAATCAATTCTACAATAATTTTATTGATCAACTTCCAGGAATTGGACTAGGCCTTTTAATTATTATACTAGGTGTATTAATTGGCATCTGGTTGGGTAGATTCTTTCAAAGGAGAATTTCTGCAAGGACATCAGATCCTTTAATGAGCCGATTTCTGGGAAAAGCCATTAGGTTTGTTATAATAATTATTGCTATTATGCTTGCCCTTAAAGCAGCCGGTCTTGGAGGCGTAGCCACGGGAATACTTACAGCCGCCGGAGCTAGTGCTGTTGTGCTGGGGTTTGCTTTTAAAGATATTGGAGAAAACTTTATTGCCGGTATTATCCTTGCTTTCAACAGACCCTTTGATGTAAATGATACGGTTGAAATTGGCGATAATTTTGGTAAGGTGAAAACCCTGGAATTTAGATATACTAAACTGAAAACCTTTGACGGTAAAGATGTATATATTCCAAATAGTGATGTGCTTACGGAGCCTGTAACAAATTTCACTGAAGATGGTTTTTTTCGTTGGAGCTTTATTATTGGTATCGCTTATGAAGATAATATTGATGGGGCTAAAAAAACTGTGATGGAAGCTCTAAGAAAAGATCCTCTGGTAATTGAAGATGAAGATCATGAAAACTTTGTAATTGAAGATGAATTAGCTACCAGTACCGTGAACCTTAAAGTATTCTTTTGGGTAGATACCAAGGATTTTAGAATGCAAGCTTTGATAACGAAAGGAAACGTGGTTAGAGCGGTAAAAGAAGCACTTGAAGATAATGGCTATTACATGCCAGCAGATATTCAGGAAATCAAATTATACGGTGGTGAAAAAGAGTTTCCGGTGAGATTAGCGCCAAACCCTGAGGCTCCATCTAAAACAAGTTAG
- a CDS encoding DUF3307 domain-containing protein — MENSVLILLQLLLAHIITDFVLQPTKWVNHKRKHKGKSKFLYIHAFIAGFLTLLFLAKLEWWYIAVFVSITHFFIDFWKLQFKKDNLKMFVLDQMLHIFVILLAWIFLIAGFDRILPFISGLFTSEVFLALLIGYLIIIFPTGFLIGKATKRWQNEVQDDLKKNSLDAAGRYIGIFERILVLTFILTTNFSAIGFLIAAKSILRFSDKSETGARKQTEYVLIGTLMSFTITILIGFLVRHIIFQ; from the coding sequence ATGGAAAATAGTGTGCTTATACTTCTACAATTACTATTAGCCCATATAATTACAGATTTTGTGCTCCAGCCTACAAAATGGGTAAATCACAAAAGAAAGCATAAGGGAAAATCTAAATTTCTCTATATTCATGCGTTTATTGCCGGTTTTTTGACCTTACTGTTTCTCGCAAAACTTGAATGGTGGTACATTGCCGTATTTGTGAGTATTACCCACTTCTTTATAGATTTCTGGAAATTACAGTTTAAAAAAGACAATCTTAAGATGTTTGTTCTGGATCAAATGCTACATATTTTTGTGATCCTCCTGGCATGGATATTTTTAATTGCGGGGTTTGATAGAATACTACCATTTATTTCCGGTTTATTTACTTCGGAAGTATTCCTGGCACTTCTAATAGGATATTTAATAATAATTTTCCCCACGGGATTCCTTATCGGCAAGGCTACTAAGAGATGGCAGAATGAGGTACAGGATGATCTTAAAAAAAATAGCCTGGATGCTGCAGGGAGATATATTGGTATTTTCGAAAGAATTCTCGTCCTAACCTTTATTCTGACTACTAATTTTTCAGCAATAGGGTTTTTAATCGCCGCAAAATCTATTCTTCGTTTTAGTGATAAATCTGAAACCGGAGCACGAAAGCAAACCGAATATGTGTTAATAGGAACGCTTATGAGTTTCACTATAACAATCCTGATAGGATTTCTAGTACGCCATATTATTTTCCAATAA
- a CDS encoding YqaA family protein — protein MKEKAKSKKKSRIRLLHQYYSYTGFYTFVWNSIKKAIIPIVLFVGALWAIDRYLLDIEDMLVTITETYAPLEVLSIFFLSESLLGLVPPELFIAWAGKSSSPILFLTLLATASYLGGIVSYWLGVSITKIPAVHKAMELKMAKHIKNTRKWGGFLIIVGALLPIPFAMTSIAAGIIRFPFSSYLIFGLLRFARFYLYALVIFEMV, from the coding sequence ATGAAAGAAAAAGCGAAATCTAAAAAGAAGTCGCGAATACGCTTATTACATCAATATTATAGTTATACAGGTTTTTATACGTTCGTTTGGAACAGTATAAAAAAAGCTATCATACCTATCGTATTGTTTGTGGGCGCCTTATGGGCTATAGATCGTTATCTTCTCGATATTGAAGATATGCTGGTAACTATTACCGAAACCTATGCTCCTCTTGAGGTTTTAAGTATTTTCTTTCTTTCAGAATCACTTCTTGGTTTAGTTCCTCCTGAGCTTTTTATTGCCTGGGCAGGAAAATCTTCAAGCCCAATTCTATTTCTTACGCTTTTAGCAACAGCTTCTTACCTGGGCGGAATTGTTTCTTATTGGCTTGGTGTGAGCATCACAAAAATTCCAGCAGTTCATAAAGCTATGGAACTTAAGATGGCCAAGCATATTAAAAACACCAGAAAATGGGGTGGCTTTTTAATCATTGTTGGAGCGCTTTTACCTATTCCATTTGCGATGACGAGTATTGCCGCAGGTATTATCAGGTTCCCGTTTTCCAGTTATTTGATTTTTGGTTTGCTAAGGTTTGCAAGATTTTACCTGTATGCTTTAGTGATATTCGAAATGGTTTAA